The Microtus pennsylvanicus isolate mMicPen1 chromosome 19, mMicPen1.hap1, whole genome shotgun sequence genome includes a region encoding these proteins:
- the Tmem213 gene encoding transmembrane protein 213 has translation MAQTGVSLCSPGYLTSASQATLLFSLVLASFHLSCGTEASSGNSTLSIHHPDPGTLEQCANVDFCPLASLCCRASVDEYGWIAAAVGWSLWFLTLILLCVDKLMKLTPEEPKDLAA, from the exons ATGGCCCAGACAGGTGTCTCCCTCTGCAGCCCTGGGTACCTCACCTCTGCCTCGCAGGCCACCCTGCTCTTCAGCCTGGTCCTCGCCTCCTTCCACTTGTCCTGCGGTACAG AAGCCAGCAGCGGCAACTCAACCCTGAGTATACACCACCCAGACCCTGGGACCCTGGAGCAGTGTGCCA ATGTGGACTTCTGCCCACTAGCGTCGCTGTGCTGCCGGGCTTCAGTGGATGAGTACGGCTGGATTGCTGCGGCGGTCGGCTGGAGTCTCTGGTTCCTCACCCTCATCCTGCTGTGTGTGGACAAACTGATGAAACTAACTCCAGAGGAGCCCAAAGACCTGGCAGCGTGA